From one Melopsittacus undulatus isolate bMelUnd1 chromosome 16, bMelUnd1.mat.Z, whole genome shotgun sequence genomic stretch:
- the PLEKHA6 gene encoding pleckstrin homology domain-containing family A member 6 isoform X7, with amino-acid sequence MLKFRADRRVSHNERRNTFLHPVTGQAPEDTSRLDPQNPTSDMSGKAGSKRAAPVTSEPPNHTMVAEGPPERPIGRVGARGRAARPGATETGSRAPPSALSSSSAPLQASRSSRKGIAFGKRSNSMKRNPNAAVTKSGWLYKQASSGVKQWNKRWFVLVDRCLFYYKDEKEESILGSIPLLSFRVAAVQPSDNISRKHTFKVTVCWVEEMPASNGQSLSPQAEHAGIRTYFFSAENTEEQESWIQAMGEAARVQIPPTQRHEKPDSENIPPSKHHHHHHHHNTSHREHPKADPDTKTRGEGDGRGSEKMEKKPERMESKKEPLAKANGIAGPEMPSEPGSPYPEGPRVPAERPPQPNGWLYPSPSRPGSTAFPPGDGDSSAPRRSIAPRTNHEKLAQRKSSMTQLQQWVNSRRGAVPPEELRSPTRFYPMSRRVPDYYSPYSPQYPEDYQYYPPGVRPDSICSMPAYERVSPPWALEDKRHSFRNGGTYQLRDWKEHPGFGRQDVPLWLPAPGRQPTYLDEVDAASGSLRRMSLQPRSHSVPRSPSQGSYARARVYSPVRSPSARFERLPPRGEEVYADPTTFMMRRSISSPKYDYLGDRRPVPVGMYPYHYPASPTIHDKMVTPFPEAYRETVHTYKISEQDTDKLLGKLCEQNKVLREQERLVQQLRAEKESLESALMGTHQELEMFGSQPAYPEKLLHKKESLQNQLINIRVELSQASTALANSTAEYESLESEVSTLHDDLWEQLNLDIQNEMLNRQIQKEIWRIQDVMEGLRKNNPSRGTDTAKHRVAMGPSGTFSSNSPASPLSSASLTSPLSPFSLVSGSQGSPTKPGPGEEPGPPRPPLPKSYVPLESPPSIPPLPSESRLWPYPTSPSWQQGGEAKRGQPKPSFEQSKKDAQRPAPPGPQAEGLRQEQEAALNKVGIVPPRTKSPAEEEVVPAAGVPRRSSGAMANGLGSKERPKSAVFANETKVKMSVEEQIDRMKRHQSGSMKEKRRSLQLPGTQQPEPPSTKAPASYKVVRRHRSIHEVDISDLEAALRADDPSKVYETPQEEIARLRKMELEPQHYDVDINKELSTPDKVLIPERYVELEPDMPLSPEEMKEKQKKVERIKTLIAKSSLQNVVPLGEGEQDTPQDPETQLQEQEKRIEISCALAAEASRRGRMLSAQCTTPSPPTSPASPAPPTNPLSSEPHGADNSHSMRI; translated from the exons CCACAATGAAAGGCGGAACACGTTCCTGCACCCAGTGACGGGACAGGCCCCCGAGGACACCTCAAGGCTTGACCCACAAAA CCCCACCTCGGACATGTCCGGCAAAGCAGGGAGCAAGCGAGCGGCGCCCGTCACCAGCGAGCCCCCAAACCACACCATGGTGGCCGAGGGGCCCCCGGAGCGCCCCATAGGCCGGGTGGGTGCCCGGGGCCGTGCAGCACGTCCGGGAGCAACGGAGACGGGGAGCAGGGCCCCCCCCTCGGCActgagcagctcctctgcccctctgcagGCATCGCGCTCCTCCCGCAAGGGCATCGCCTTCGGGAAGCGCTCCAATTCAATGAAGAGGAACCCCAATGCTGCTGTCACCAAGAGCGGGTGGCTCTACAAGCAG GCCAGCTCGGGTGTGAAGCAGTGGAACAAGCGCTGGTTCGTGCTGGTGGATCGCTGCCTCTTCTACTATAAAG ACGAGAAGGAGGAGAGCATCCTGGGCAGCATCCCCCTCCTCAGCTTCCGCGTGGCAGCCGTGCAGCCCTCAGACAACATCAGCAGGAAGCACACGTTCAAG GTGACAGTGTGCTGGGTGGAGGAGATGCCGGCGAGTAACGGGCAGTCCCTGTCTCCCCAGGCCGAGCACGCTGGCATCCGGACATACTTCTTCAGCGCCGAGAACACGGAGGAGCAGGAATCCTGGATCCAAGCCATGGGCGAAGCCGCCCGGGTGCAGATCCCCCCGACACAGAG ACACGAGAAGCCAGACTCTGAGAACATCCCCCCCagcaaacaccaccaccaccatcaccaccacaacACCTCCCACCGCGAGCACCCCAAAGCCGACCCCGACACCAAGACCCGGGGCGAAGGCGACGGCCGCGGCTCGGAGAAGATGGAGAAGAAGCCGGAAAGGATGGAGAGCAAGAAGGAGCCCTTGGCCAAAGCCAACGGCATCGCGGGGCCGGAGATGCCCTCGGAGCCAGGCAGCCCTTACCCCGAAGGGCCGCGGGTGCCGGCGGAGCGGCCGCCGCAGCCCAATGGCTGGTTGTACCCGTCCCCCAGCCGCCCTGGCAGCACTGCCTTCCCCCCCGGTGATGGGGACAGCTCTGCCCCACGCCGCAGCATCGCTCCCCGCACCAACCATGAGAAGCTGGCACAGCGCAAGAGCTCCATGACGCAGCTGCAGCAATGGGTGAACTCACGCCGTGGGGCTGTGCCCCCCGAGGAGCTGAGGAG ccccaCCAGGTTTTACCCCATGTCTCGCCGGGTACCCGACTACTATTCCCCCTACTCACCCCAGTACCCTGAGGACTACCAGTACTATCCCCCCGGCGTGCGCCCCGACAGCATCTGCTCCATGCCAGCCTATGAGCGAGTGAGCCCACCCTGGGCACTGGAGGACAAGCGCCATTCCTTCCGCAACGGGGGCACCTACCAGCTCCGTGACTGGAAGGAGCATCCCGGCTTCGGGCGCCAGGATGTCCCTCTGTGGCTGCCGGCACCCGGGAGGCAGCCGACCTACCTGGATGAGGTGGATGCAGCCTCGGGCTCACTGCGGCGCATGTCCCTGCAGCCCCGGTCCCACTCCGTGCCCCGCTCCCCCAGCCAGGGCTCCTATGCCCGGGCACGGGTTTACTCCCCGGTGCGCTCGCCCAGTGCCCGCTTTGAGCGGCTGCCGCCCCGGGGAGAGGAGGTTTATGCTGACCCCACCACCTTCATGATGAGGAGATCCATCAGTTCTCCAAAG TATGACTATCTGGGGGACAGGCGGCCGGTTCCTGTGGGAATGTACCCGTACCACTACCCAGCATCACCCACCATCCACGACAAGATG GTGACCCCTTTCCCGGAGGCCTACAGGGAGACAGTGCACACCTACAAGATCAGCGAGCAAGACACCGAT AAGCTGCTGGGGAAGCTCTGTGAGCAGAACAAGGTGCTGcgggagcaggagaggctggtgCAGCAGCTCCGAGCAGAGAAG GAGAGCCTGGAGAGTGCCCTGATGGGGACGCACCAGGAGCTGGAGATGTTCGGTAGCCAACCTGCCTACCCGGAGAAGCTGCTCCACAAGAAGGAATCACTCCAGAACCAGCTCATCAATATCCGTGTGGAGCTGTCTCAGGCCAGCACG GCCCTGGCAAACAGCACTGCTGAGTATGAGAGCCTGGAGAGCGAGGTGTCCACCCTGCACGATGACCTCTGGGAGCAGCTCAACCTGGACATCCAA AACGAGATGCTGAACCGGCAGATCCAGAAGGAGATCTGGCGGATCCAGGATGTGATGGAGGGGCTGAGGAAGAACAACCCATCCCGTGGCACGGACACggccaagcacagag TGGCCATGGGCCCCTCAGGAACGTTCAGCTCCAACAGCCCTGCCAGCCCCCTGAGCTCCGCCAGCCTCACCAGCCCCCTCAGCCCCTTCTCCCTTGTCTCTGGCTCCCAGGGATCACCCACCAAGCCAGGACCGGGTGAG GAACCAGGCCCGCCTCGACCTCCCCTCCCCAAGTCCTACGTGCCCCTGGAGTCTCCTCCGAGCATCCCTCCGCTCCCCAGCGAGAGCCGGCTCTGGCCCTATCCCACCTCCCCGTCCTGGCAGCAAGGCGGCGAGGCCAAGAGGGGACAG cccaagCCAAGCTTCGAGCAGAGCAAGAAGGATGCTCAGCGACCAGCACCCCCCGGTCCCCAGGCCGAGGGGCTGCGgcaggagcaggaagcagctctCAACAAGG TGGGCATCGTGCCCCCCAGGACCAAGTCtccagcagaggaggaggtggtgcCAGCGGCTGGAGTGCCACGGAGGAGCAGTGGTGCCATGGCCAATGGGCTCGGCTCCAAG GAGAGACCCAAGAGCGCTGTGTTCGCCAACGAGACGAAGGTGAAGATGAGTGTGGAGGAGCAGATCGACCGCATGAAGCGGCACCAGAGCGGCTCCATGAAGGAGAAGCGCCGCAGCCTGCAGCTCCCGGGCACCCAGCAGCCCGAGCCCCCCAGCACGAAGGCACCCGCTTCATATAAAGTG GTGCGCCGGCACCGCAGCATCCATGAGGTGGACATCTCTGACCTGGAGGCAGCGCTGCGGGCTGATGACCCCAGTAAGGTCTATGAGACACCCCAGGAGGAGATTGCCCGTCTGCGCAAGATGGAGCTGGAGCCACAGCACTATGATGTGGACATCAACAAGGAG CTCTCCACACCGGACAAAGTGCTCATCCCTGAGCGGTACGTGGAGCTGGAGCCAGACATGCCCCTCAGCCCCGAGgagatgaaggagaagcagaagaaggTGGAAAGGATCAAAACCCTCATTGCCAAATCCAG CCTGCAGAACGTCGTCCCCCTGGGCGAGGGGGAGCAGGACACTCCCCAGGACCCCGAGACCcaactgcaggagcaggagaagaGGATCGAGATCTCCTGTGCCCTGGCTGCCGAGGCCTCGCGCCGGGGACGCATGCTCTCGG CTCAATGCACCACCCCCAGCCCCCCAACCTCCCCAGCCTCCCCGGCTCCACCGACCAACCCCCTCTCGTCCGAACCCCACGGCGCCGACAACAGCCATTCTATGCGTATCTGA
- the PLEKHA6 gene encoding pleckstrin homology domain-containing family A member 6 isoform X8, whose amino-acid sequence MSGKAGSKRAAPVTSEPPNHTMVAEGPPERPIGRVGARGRAARPGATETGSRAPPSALSSSSAPLQASRSSRKGIAFGKRSNSMKRNPNAAVTKSGWLYKQASSGVKQWNKRWFVLVDRCLFYYKDEKEESILGSIPLLSFRVAAVQPSDNISRKHTFKVTVCWVEEMPASNGQSLSPQAEHAGIRTYFFSAENTEEQESWIQAMGEAARVQIPPTQRHEKPDSENIPPSKHHHHHHHHNTSHREHPKADPDTKTRGEGDGRGSEKMEKKPERMESKKEPLAKANGIAGPEMPSEPGSPYPEGPRVPAERPPQPNGWLYPSPSRPGSTAFPPGDGDSSAPRRSIAPRTNHEKLAQRKSSMTQLQQWVNSRRGAVPPEELRSPTRFYPMSRRVPDYYSPYSPQYPEDYQYYPPGVRPDSICSMPAYERVSPPWALEDKRHSFRNGGTYQLRDWKEHPGFGRQDVPLWLPAPGRQPTYLDEVDAASGSLRRMSLQPRSHSVPRSPSQGSYARARVYSPVRSPSARFERLPPRGEEVYADPTTFMMRRSISSPKYDYLGDRRPVPVGMYPYHYPASPTIHDKMVTPFPEAYRETVHTYKISEQDTDKLLGKLCEQNKVLREQERLVQQLRAEKESLESALMGTHQELEMFGSQPAYPEKLLHKKESLQNQLINIRVELSQASTALANSTAEYESLESEVSTLHDDLWEQLNLDIQNEMLNRQIQKEIWRIQDVMEGLRKNNPSRGTDTAKHRVAMGPSGTFSSNSPASPLSSASLTSPLSPFSLVSGSQGSPTKPGPGEEPGPPRPPLPKSYVPLESPPSIPPLPSESRLWPYPTSPSWQQGGEAKRGQPKPSFEQSKKDAQRPAPPGPQAEGLRQEQEAALNKVGIVPPRTKSPAEEEVVPAAGVPRRSSGAMANGLGSKERPKSAVFANETKVKMSVEEQIDRMKRHQSGSMKEKRRSLQLPGTQQPEPPSTKAPASYKVVRRHRSIHEVDISDLEAALRADDPSKVYETPQEEIARLRKMELEPQHYDVDINKELSTPDKVLIPERYVELEPDMPLSPEEMKEKQKKVERIKTLIAKSSLQNVVPLGEGEQDTPQDPETQLQEQEKRIEISCALAAEASRRGRMLSAQCTTPSPPTSPASPAPPTNPLSSEPHGADNSHSMRI is encoded by the exons ATGTCCGGCAAAGCAGGGAGCAAGCGAGCGGCGCCCGTCACCAGCGAGCCCCCAAACCACACCATGGTGGCCGAGGGGCCCCCGGAGCGCCCCATAGGCCGGGTGGGTGCCCGGGGCCGTGCAGCACGTCCGGGAGCAACGGAGACGGGGAGCAGGGCCCCCCCCTCGGCActgagcagctcctctgcccctctgcagGCATCGCGCTCCTCCCGCAAGGGCATCGCCTTCGGGAAGCGCTCCAATTCAATGAAGAGGAACCCCAATGCTGCTGTCACCAAGAGCGGGTGGCTCTACAAGCAG GCCAGCTCGGGTGTGAAGCAGTGGAACAAGCGCTGGTTCGTGCTGGTGGATCGCTGCCTCTTCTACTATAAAG ACGAGAAGGAGGAGAGCATCCTGGGCAGCATCCCCCTCCTCAGCTTCCGCGTGGCAGCCGTGCAGCCCTCAGACAACATCAGCAGGAAGCACACGTTCAAG GTGACAGTGTGCTGGGTGGAGGAGATGCCGGCGAGTAACGGGCAGTCCCTGTCTCCCCAGGCCGAGCACGCTGGCATCCGGACATACTTCTTCAGCGCCGAGAACACGGAGGAGCAGGAATCCTGGATCCAAGCCATGGGCGAAGCCGCCCGGGTGCAGATCCCCCCGACACAGAG ACACGAGAAGCCAGACTCTGAGAACATCCCCCCCagcaaacaccaccaccaccatcaccaccacaacACCTCCCACCGCGAGCACCCCAAAGCCGACCCCGACACCAAGACCCGGGGCGAAGGCGACGGCCGCGGCTCGGAGAAGATGGAGAAGAAGCCGGAAAGGATGGAGAGCAAGAAGGAGCCCTTGGCCAAAGCCAACGGCATCGCGGGGCCGGAGATGCCCTCGGAGCCAGGCAGCCCTTACCCCGAAGGGCCGCGGGTGCCGGCGGAGCGGCCGCCGCAGCCCAATGGCTGGTTGTACCCGTCCCCCAGCCGCCCTGGCAGCACTGCCTTCCCCCCCGGTGATGGGGACAGCTCTGCCCCACGCCGCAGCATCGCTCCCCGCACCAACCATGAGAAGCTGGCACAGCGCAAGAGCTCCATGACGCAGCTGCAGCAATGGGTGAACTCACGCCGTGGGGCTGTGCCCCCCGAGGAGCTGAGGAG ccccaCCAGGTTTTACCCCATGTCTCGCCGGGTACCCGACTACTATTCCCCCTACTCACCCCAGTACCCTGAGGACTACCAGTACTATCCCCCCGGCGTGCGCCCCGACAGCATCTGCTCCATGCCAGCCTATGAGCGAGTGAGCCCACCCTGGGCACTGGAGGACAAGCGCCATTCCTTCCGCAACGGGGGCACCTACCAGCTCCGTGACTGGAAGGAGCATCCCGGCTTCGGGCGCCAGGATGTCCCTCTGTGGCTGCCGGCACCCGGGAGGCAGCCGACCTACCTGGATGAGGTGGATGCAGCCTCGGGCTCACTGCGGCGCATGTCCCTGCAGCCCCGGTCCCACTCCGTGCCCCGCTCCCCCAGCCAGGGCTCCTATGCCCGGGCACGGGTTTACTCCCCGGTGCGCTCGCCCAGTGCCCGCTTTGAGCGGCTGCCGCCCCGGGGAGAGGAGGTTTATGCTGACCCCACCACCTTCATGATGAGGAGATCCATCAGTTCTCCAAAG TATGACTATCTGGGGGACAGGCGGCCGGTTCCTGTGGGAATGTACCCGTACCACTACCCAGCATCACCCACCATCCACGACAAGATG GTGACCCCTTTCCCGGAGGCCTACAGGGAGACAGTGCACACCTACAAGATCAGCGAGCAAGACACCGAT AAGCTGCTGGGGAAGCTCTGTGAGCAGAACAAGGTGCTGcgggagcaggagaggctggtgCAGCAGCTCCGAGCAGAGAAG GAGAGCCTGGAGAGTGCCCTGATGGGGACGCACCAGGAGCTGGAGATGTTCGGTAGCCAACCTGCCTACCCGGAGAAGCTGCTCCACAAGAAGGAATCACTCCAGAACCAGCTCATCAATATCCGTGTGGAGCTGTCTCAGGCCAGCACG GCCCTGGCAAACAGCACTGCTGAGTATGAGAGCCTGGAGAGCGAGGTGTCCACCCTGCACGATGACCTCTGGGAGCAGCTCAACCTGGACATCCAA AACGAGATGCTGAACCGGCAGATCCAGAAGGAGATCTGGCGGATCCAGGATGTGATGGAGGGGCTGAGGAAGAACAACCCATCCCGTGGCACGGACACggccaagcacagag TGGCCATGGGCCCCTCAGGAACGTTCAGCTCCAACAGCCCTGCCAGCCCCCTGAGCTCCGCCAGCCTCACCAGCCCCCTCAGCCCCTTCTCCCTTGTCTCTGGCTCCCAGGGATCACCCACCAAGCCAGGACCGGGTGAG GAACCAGGCCCGCCTCGACCTCCCCTCCCCAAGTCCTACGTGCCCCTGGAGTCTCCTCCGAGCATCCCTCCGCTCCCCAGCGAGAGCCGGCTCTGGCCCTATCCCACCTCCCCGTCCTGGCAGCAAGGCGGCGAGGCCAAGAGGGGACAG cccaagCCAAGCTTCGAGCAGAGCAAGAAGGATGCTCAGCGACCAGCACCCCCCGGTCCCCAGGCCGAGGGGCTGCGgcaggagcaggaagcagctctCAACAAGG TGGGCATCGTGCCCCCCAGGACCAAGTCtccagcagaggaggaggtggtgcCAGCGGCTGGAGTGCCACGGAGGAGCAGTGGTGCCATGGCCAATGGGCTCGGCTCCAAG GAGAGACCCAAGAGCGCTGTGTTCGCCAACGAGACGAAGGTGAAGATGAGTGTGGAGGAGCAGATCGACCGCATGAAGCGGCACCAGAGCGGCTCCATGAAGGAGAAGCGCCGCAGCCTGCAGCTCCCGGGCACCCAGCAGCCCGAGCCCCCCAGCACGAAGGCACCCGCTTCATATAAAGTG GTGCGCCGGCACCGCAGCATCCATGAGGTGGACATCTCTGACCTGGAGGCAGCGCTGCGGGCTGATGACCCCAGTAAGGTCTATGAGACACCCCAGGAGGAGATTGCCCGTCTGCGCAAGATGGAGCTGGAGCCACAGCACTATGATGTGGACATCAACAAGGAG CTCTCCACACCGGACAAAGTGCTCATCCCTGAGCGGTACGTGGAGCTGGAGCCAGACATGCCCCTCAGCCCCGAGgagatgaaggagaagcagaagaaggTGGAAAGGATCAAAACCCTCATTGCCAAATCCAG CCTGCAGAACGTCGTCCCCCTGGGCGAGGGGGAGCAGGACACTCCCCAGGACCCCGAGACCcaactgcaggagcaggagaagaGGATCGAGATCTCCTGTGCCCTGGCTGCCGAGGCCTCGCGCCGGGGACGCATGCTCTCGG CTCAATGCACCACCCCCAGCCCCCCAACCTCCCCAGCCTCCCCGGCTCCACCGACCAACCCCCTCTCGTCCGAACCCCACGGCGCCGACAACAGCCATTCTATGCGTATCTGA
- the PLEKHA6 gene encoding pleckstrin homology domain-containing family A member 6 isoform X9 — MPASNGQSLSPQAEHAGIRTYFFSAENTEEQESWIQAMGEAARVQIPPTQRHEKPDSENIPPSKHHHHHHHHNTSHREHPKADPDTKTRGEGDGRGSEKMEKKPERMESKKEPLAKANGIAGPEMPSEPGSPYPEGPRVPAERPPQPNGWLYPSPSRPGSTAFPPGDGDSSAPRRSIAPRTNHEKLAQRKSSMTQLQQWVNSRRGAVPPEELRSPTRFYPMSRRVPDYYSPYSPQYPEDYQYYPPGVRPDSICSMPAYERVSPPWALEDKRHSFRNGGTYQLRDWKEHPGFGRQDVPLWLPAPGRQPTYLDEVDAASGSLRRMSLQPRSHSVPRSPSQGSYARARVYSPVRSPSARFERLPPRGEEVYADPTTFMMRRSISSPKYDYLGDRRPVPVGMYPYHYPASPTIHDKMVTPFPEAYRETVHTYKISEQDTDKLLGKLCEQNKVLREQERLVQQLRAEKESLESALMGTHQELEMFGSQPAYPEKLLHKKESLQNQLINIRVELSQASTALANSTAEYESLESEVSTLHDDLWEQLNLDIQNEMLNRQIQKEIWRIQDVMEGLRKNNPSRGTDTAKHRVAMGPSGTFSSNSPASPLSSASLTSPLSPFSLVSGSQGSPTKPGPGEEPGPPRPPLPKSYVPLESPPSIPPLPSESRLWPYPTSPSWQQGGEAKRGQPKPSFEQSKKDAQRPAPPGPQAEGLRQEQEAALNKVGIVPPRTKSPAEEEVVPAAGVPRRSSGAMANGLGSKERPKSAVFANETKVKMSVEEQIDRMKRHQSGSMKEKRRSLQLPGTQQPEPPSTKAPASYKVVRRHRSIHEVDISDLEAALRADDPSKVYETPQEEIARLRKMELEPQHYDVDINKELSTPDKVLIPERYVELEPDMPLSPEEMKEKQKKVERIKTLIAKSSLQNVVPLGEGEQDTPQDPETQLQEQEKRIEISCALAAEASRRGRMLSAQCTTPSPPTSPASPAPPTNPLSSEPHGADNSHSMRI, encoded by the exons ATGCCGGCGAGTAACGGGCAGTCCCTGTCTCCCCAGGCCGAGCACGCTGGCATCCGGACATACTTCTTCAGCGCCGAGAACACGGAGGAGCAGGAATCCTGGATCCAAGCCATGGGCGAAGCCGCCCGGGTGCAGATCCCCCCGACACAGAG ACACGAGAAGCCAGACTCTGAGAACATCCCCCCCagcaaacaccaccaccaccatcaccaccacaacACCTCCCACCGCGAGCACCCCAAAGCCGACCCCGACACCAAGACCCGGGGCGAAGGCGACGGCCGCGGCTCGGAGAAGATGGAGAAGAAGCCGGAAAGGATGGAGAGCAAGAAGGAGCCCTTGGCCAAAGCCAACGGCATCGCGGGGCCGGAGATGCCCTCGGAGCCAGGCAGCCCTTACCCCGAAGGGCCGCGGGTGCCGGCGGAGCGGCCGCCGCAGCCCAATGGCTGGTTGTACCCGTCCCCCAGCCGCCCTGGCAGCACTGCCTTCCCCCCCGGTGATGGGGACAGCTCTGCCCCACGCCGCAGCATCGCTCCCCGCACCAACCATGAGAAGCTGGCACAGCGCAAGAGCTCCATGACGCAGCTGCAGCAATGGGTGAACTCACGCCGTGGGGCTGTGCCCCCCGAGGAGCTGAGGAG ccccaCCAGGTTTTACCCCATGTCTCGCCGGGTACCCGACTACTATTCCCCCTACTCACCCCAGTACCCTGAGGACTACCAGTACTATCCCCCCGGCGTGCGCCCCGACAGCATCTGCTCCATGCCAGCCTATGAGCGAGTGAGCCCACCCTGGGCACTGGAGGACAAGCGCCATTCCTTCCGCAACGGGGGCACCTACCAGCTCCGTGACTGGAAGGAGCATCCCGGCTTCGGGCGCCAGGATGTCCCTCTGTGGCTGCCGGCACCCGGGAGGCAGCCGACCTACCTGGATGAGGTGGATGCAGCCTCGGGCTCACTGCGGCGCATGTCCCTGCAGCCCCGGTCCCACTCCGTGCCCCGCTCCCCCAGCCAGGGCTCCTATGCCCGGGCACGGGTTTACTCCCCGGTGCGCTCGCCCAGTGCCCGCTTTGAGCGGCTGCCGCCCCGGGGAGAGGAGGTTTATGCTGACCCCACCACCTTCATGATGAGGAGATCCATCAGTTCTCCAAAG TATGACTATCTGGGGGACAGGCGGCCGGTTCCTGTGGGAATGTACCCGTACCACTACCCAGCATCACCCACCATCCACGACAAGATG GTGACCCCTTTCCCGGAGGCCTACAGGGAGACAGTGCACACCTACAAGATCAGCGAGCAAGACACCGAT AAGCTGCTGGGGAAGCTCTGTGAGCAGAACAAGGTGCTGcgggagcaggagaggctggtgCAGCAGCTCCGAGCAGAGAAG GAGAGCCTGGAGAGTGCCCTGATGGGGACGCACCAGGAGCTGGAGATGTTCGGTAGCCAACCTGCCTACCCGGAGAAGCTGCTCCACAAGAAGGAATCACTCCAGAACCAGCTCATCAATATCCGTGTGGAGCTGTCTCAGGCCAGCACG GCCCTGGCAAACAGCACTGCTGAGTATGAGAGCCTGGAGAGCGAGGTGTCCACCCTGCACGATGACCTCTGGGAGCAGCTCAACCTGGACATCCAA AACGAGATGCTGAACCGGCAGATCCAGAAGGAGATCTGGCGGATCCAGGATGTGATGGAGGGGCTGAGGAAGAACAACCCATCCCGTGGCACGGACACggccaagcacagag TGGCCATGGGCCCCTCAGGAACGTTCAGCTCCAACAGCCCTGCCAGCCCCCTGAGCTCCGCCAGCCTCACCAGCCCCCTCAGCCCCTTCTCCCTTGTCTCTGGCTCCCAGGGATCACCCACCAAGCCAGGACCGGGTGAG GAACCAGGCCCGCCTCGACCTCCCCTCCCCAAGTCCTACGTGCCCCTGGAGTCTCCTCCGAGCATCCCTCCGCTCCCCAGCGAGAGCCGGCTCTGGCCCTATCCCACCTCCCCGTCCTGGCAGCAAGGCGGCGAGGCCAAGAGGGGACAG cccaagCCAAGCTTCGAGCAGAGCAAGAAGGATGCTCAGCGACCAGCACCCCCCGGTCCCCAGGCCGAGGGGCTGCGgcaggagcaggaagcagctctCAACAAGG TGGGCATCGTGCCCCCCAGGACCAAGTCtccagcagaggaggaggtggtgcCAGCGGCTGGAGTGCCACGGAGGAGCAGTGGTGCCATGGCCAATGGGCTCGGCTCCAAG GAGAGACCCAAGAGCGCTGTGTTCGCCAACGAGACGAAGGTGAAGATGAGTGTGGAGGAGCAGATCGACCGCATGAAGCGGCACCAGAGCGGCTCCATGAAGGAGAAGCGCCGCAGCCTGCAGCTCCCGGGCACCCAGCAGCCCGAGCCCCCCAGCACGAAGGCACCCGCTTCATATAAAGTG GTGCGCCGGCACCGCAGCATCCATGAGGTGGACATCTCTGACCTGGAGGCAGCGCTGCGGGCTGATGACCCCAGTAAGGTCTATGAGACACCCCAGGAGGAGATTGCCCGTCTGCGCAAGATGGAGCTGGAGCCACAGCACTATGATGTGGACATCAACAAGGAG CTCTCCACACCGGACAAAGTGCTCATCCCTGAGCGGTACGTGGAGCTGGAGCCAGACATGCCCCTCAGCCCCGAGgagatgaaggagaagcagaagaaggTGGAAAGGATCAAAACCCTCATTGCCAAATCCAG CCTGCAGAACGTCGTCCCCCTGGGCGAGGGGGAGCAGGACACTCCCCAGGACCCCGAGACCcaactgcaggagcaggagaagaGGATCGAGATCTCCTGTGCCCTGGCTGCCGAGGCCTCGCGCCGGGGACGCATGCTCTCGG CTCAATGCACCACCCCCAGCCCCCCAACCTCCCCAGCCTCCCCGGCTCCACCGACCAACCCCCTCTCGTCCGAACCCCACGGCGCCGACAACAGCCATTCTATGCGTATCTGA